A genomic window from Silene latifolia isolate original U9 population chromosome 11, ASM4854445v1, whole genome shotgun sequence includes:
- the LOC141613795 gene encoding uncharacterized protein LOC141613795, with protein sequence MLYALKFPDQTVDWIMQCVASTSYSISLNGAQFGYFKGRRGLTQGDPMSPLLFTLCLEYLTRIINVVTKRSDFKFHPLCRAMGLCNLAFADDLLLFCKGDKSSVKVLMRALHTFSEASGLTMNHEKSEIYMNGVSPLKAEVILQLSGFQMGHFPFKYLGISISYKKLSNAECNILVDRILARIRSWGAKKLSYAGRLVLVRTVLSQLHSYWARIFLLPMGVISRVNAVCRNYLWSGKDDYHKVPAVAWDACCLPKDRGGLCILQCQLWNIAVIGKYFWWIVQKKDNLWVKWVHHIYMKQAEWWSYHPSVNSSWTWRQICKVRELLCSGFSLNGWMNAAYSTHAVYMWLIREHATVTWVPLVWNRLCLPKVSFIYWLYVLHRLMTKDRLLRYGVVNSDLCDLCGSAQETHSHLFFDCGYSQRCLGLLNQWLDIDWTGEFSTWIISWRCRSLLRKKVIMAAVATLIYSIWQNRNTARHEGLVQHPTAVLRWIKSTLKGRFMQAKGSTRLNSSWIDRLALV encoded by the coding sequence ATGTTGTATGCTCTCAAATTCCCTGATCAAACGGTGGATTGGATAATGCAGTGTGTAGCCTCAACATCCTATTCTATTTCTCTTAATGGTGCTCAATTTGGTTATTTTAAAGGAAGGAGGGGGCTTACGCAAGGTGATCCAATGTCGCCTTTATTGTTCACCTTATGCTTAGAGTACCTCACCAGAATTATTAATGTGGTCACAAAGAGGTCTGACTTCAAGTTCCATCCTTTGTGCAGAGCTATGGGCCTATGTAATTTAGCTTTTGCTGATGACTTGTTGCTCTTCTGTAAGGGGGATAAGAGTTCTGTCAAGGTACTTATGAGAGCTCTCCATACTTTTTCAGAAGCTTCAGGGTTAACAATGAATCATGAGAAATCAGAAATATACATGAATGGTGTGTCCCCTTTGAAAGCTGAAGTTATTTTACAGTTATCTGGGTTTCAGATGGGTCATTTCCCTTTCAAGTACCTTGGGATATCCATCTCGTATAAGAAGTTATCCAATGCTGAATGTAATATCCTAGTGGATAGGATATTGGCTAGGATTAGGAGTTGGGGAGCCAAGAAGTTAAGTTATGCTGGGAGGTTAGTCTTGGTGAGAACTGTGCTTTCCCAGTTGCATAGTTACTGGGCAAGAATTTTCTTGTTGCCCATGGGAGTTATCAGTAGAGTGAATGCTGTATGCAGGAATTATTTGTGGTCTGGCAAAGATGATTACCACAAAGTTCCTGCTGTGGCATGGGATGCTTGCTGTCTACCTAAAGATAGAGGTGGTTTATGCATTTTACAATGTCAGTTATGGAATATTGCTGTGATTGGCAAATATTTTTGGTGGATTGTCCAAAAGAAGGATAATCTTTGGGTGAAGTGGGTTCACCACATTTATATGAAACAGGCTGAATGGTGGTCTTATCACCCCTCTGTTAATTCCAGCTGGACCTGGCGCCAGATTTGCAAAGTAAGGGAGCTTTTGTGTTCTGGTTTCAGTCTCAATGGTTGGATGAATGCAGCTTATTCCACTCATGCTGTTTACATGTGGCTGATCAGGGAGCATGCAACAGTTACCTGGGTGCCTCTGGTATGGAACAGGTTGTGCTTGCCTAAAGTTAGTTTCATCTATTGGTTATATGTGCTGCACAGGCTCATGACAAAGGATCGTTTACTGAGATATGGTGTTGTTAACTCTGATTTGTGTGACCTGTGTGGCAGTGCTCAGGAAACCCATTCACATTTGTTCTTTGACTGTGGTTACAGCCAGAGATGTTTGGGATTGCTGAATCAATGGTTAGACATTGACTGGACTGGGGAATTCAGTACTTGGATTATTTCTTGGAGATGTAGATCTCTGCTGAGGAAGAAAGTCATAATGGCAGCCGTGGCTACTCTGATTTACAGTATTTGGCAGAACAGAAATACAGCAAGACATGAGGGACTTGTGCAGCATCCTACTGCAGTTCTGAGATGGATTAAGAGTACTTTGAAGGGACGATTCATGCAAGCAAAAGGGAGCACTAGACTTAATAGTTCTTGGATTGATAGACTAGCTCTTGTTTGA